Genomic window (Sinorhizobium sojae CCBAU 05684):
GGAACCGAAAGGCTACAGGGCCCTTCTGCCGATGCTGCTCTCCTATGCCGCGTCCGGCGGCAGCCTCGTCATCAGTTCTGCGGCGCAGCTTCTTACCTTTGCCATTCTCGCGCGTTGGCTCGGCGTTGACGAGTTCAGCGTCTTCGTCGCCATGACGGCCGTCGCCAACATCGCCGTGCACCTCTGCGGACTCGGTTCGATGGAATGCCTCGTGCGCCGGGTTGCTCGCGACCGCACGATCTATCCCGTGATGCTCGGTCACAACATCATCCTGACGGTCGCCAGCGGCACGGTGCTGGTTCTTGTCGGCGCTTTCATCCTGCCGTTCTTCTTCAGCCTGTCACCGGACCGGGTCACGAACATCGCCATGGTGACGGTGATGCTCGTCACCAATATCGTGCTCGTCCGGCTGATCGTGCTCGCCGAGCAGATATTCATCGCCCATTCCGACTTTGCCTCGGCAAATGCGGTGGTCGTCGGCTTTGCCGTAGCGCGCACGGTGGCGGCCGCGCTCGCCTGCATCGTCTTCAGCGTCTCGACAGTCGCCGCCTGGGTCGTCTGGCAGTTCGTCTGCCATCTCCTTGTCGCGATGGTCTGCCTGCATGTGCTAAAACGCCTCGGCAGGCCGCGCTATGCCATCGTGGGGGAAGAGTTGCCACAGGGTCTCTATTTCGCCATCCCCTTCATTCTGCGTGCTCTTAGGCAGAATGCGGACCTTCTCGTCCTGAGCCTTGTCACCACCGCCGAGCTCGTCTCGAGCTACAGTGTCGCCCGCCGGATGCTGGAAAGCAGCTACCTCTCGGTAGAGGCACTCAATCGGCTCATCTATCCCGGCTCTGCGAGGCTGTCGGCCGCGGGCCTGCACCACGCGCTTGACCGTGTGCTGCGGGTGCTCGCCGCTGCGACGGTCATCGGCGTTGCGGCGGCGGTCGCGGTCTTCCTCCTGGCGCCGGTGCTGCCTTATCTCTTCGGCAGTGAATACGTCTCCCTCGTCGGCTTCGTTCGACTTCTCTGCTG
Coding sequences:
- a CDS encoding lipopolysaccharide biosynthesis protein; this encodes MTSEGATEPKGYRALLPMLLSYAASGGSLVISSAAQLLTFAILARWLGVDEFSVFVAMTAVANIAVHLCGLGSMECLVRRVARDRTIYPVMLGHNIILTVASGTVLVLVGAFILPFFFSLSPDRVTNIAMVTVMLVTNIVLVRLIVLAEQIFIAHSDFASANAVVVGFAVARTVAAALACIVFSVSTVAAWVVWQFVCHLLVAMVCLHVLKRLGRPRYAIVGEELPQGLYFAIPFILRALRQNADLLVLSLVTTAELVSSYSVARRMLESSYLSVEALNRLIYPGSARLSAAGLHHALDRVLRVLAAATVIGVAAAVAVFLLAPVLPYLFGSEYVSLVGFVRLLCWVVVPLAIWSVAVEALGASGYHAPRAAVMGLGSVAGAGLAAWASWYAPPTGTLISFYVIETAMVVAAWGVFLHFVRRDRESAARQVLAPGEAGA